The Anguilla anguilla isolate fAngAng1 chromosome 4, fAngAng1.pri, whole genome shotgun sequence genome has a window encoding:
- the elovl1b gene encoding elongation of very long chain fatty acids protein 1b, with product MMREVGTKAMEFYEYLLNGRDVRIKDYPLMHGPGTMSAILLTYIIFVLYAGPRLMASRKPFQLKGPMIFYNFAMVALSIFIVYEFLMSGWLTSYNWRCDPVDESDSPEALRMVRVAWLFLFSKYIELMDTVFFVLRKKHSQVTFLHIFHHSFMPWTWWWGVSYTPGGMGSFHAMVNSVVHIIMYFYYGLSAAGPRFQKYLWWKKYMTAIQLVQFVLVSLHATQYYFMESCSFQVPLFLHLIWIYGTFFFILFSNFWYQAYTKGKRLPKAVEKGRQNGTASGSTPVANGKHQENGSAHHENGSAHNGKVKKA from the exons ATGATGCGCGAAGTGGGAACCAAAGCCATGGAATTCTACGAGTACCTCCTGAACGGAAGGG ATGTCCGGATAAAGGATTACCCTTTGATGCATGGTCCCGGTACAATGTCGGCCATCTTGTTGACCTACATAATTTTTGTTCTGTACGCGGGACCCCGACTCATGGCCAGTCGTAAACCCTTCCAGCTGAAGGGCCCAATGATCTTTTACAACTTCGCCATGGTGGCCTTgtccattttcattgtttatgaG TTCCTGATGTCCGGGTGGCTCACCAGCTACAACTGGCGATGTGATCCTGTTGACGAATCAGACAGCCCAGAGGCGCTCAGA ATGGTTCGAGTAGCCTGGTTGTTCctcttttcaaaatacattgaACTCATGGACACG GTTTTCTTTGTCCTGCGTAAAAAGCACAGCCAAGTCACATTCCTGCACATCTTCCACCATTCCTTCATGCCCTGGACCTGGTGGTGGGGAGTCTCCTACACACCCG GTGGAATGGGGTCCTTCCACGCCATGGTCAACTCCGTGGTCCACATCATCATGTACTTCTACTACGGGCTCTCTGCCGCTGGCCCCCGCTTCCAGAAGTACCTCTGGTGGAAGAAATACATGACGGCCATTCAGCTG GTCCAGTTTGTGCTGGTGTCCCTCCACGCCACCCAGTACTACTTCATGGAGTCGTGCAGCTTCCAGGTCCCCCTGTTCCTCCACCTCATCTGGATCTACGGTACCTTCTTCTTCATACTCTTCTCCAACTTCTGGTACCAGGCCTACACGAAGGGCAAGCGGCTACCCAAGGCGGTGGAGAAGGGGAGGCAGAACGGCACGGCCAGCGGCTCCACCCCGGTGGCCAACGGCAAGCACCAGGAGAACGGGTCTGCCCACCACGAGAACGGCAGCGCCCACAACGGGAAAGTGAAGAAAGCCTAA